The Phaeobacter gallaeciensis DSM 26640 genomic sequence GATACGCCAGATGAGCGAAACCGATCTGGAGAGGTTGTGCGCAGCGGCCAGCCGGTTGCCGGTGCTGAAGGTGACCCTGGCCTGCGAGGCGGCGACCCCGGCGCAGATCCGGCGGTTGAGCGAGGCGGGTGTTCTGGTGTCGCTGGGCCACACTGATGCCAGCCATGCCGATTGCGTGGCGGCGGTTGCGGCGGGCGCGCGCTGTGTCACCCATCTGTTCAACGCCCAGAGCCAGCTGGGAAACCGTGAACCCGGTGTTGTCGGCGCGGCGCTTGATCTTGGTGGGCTGTCCGCCGGGCTGATTGCTGATGGCGTCCATGTGCACCGGGCGTCGATACGGGCAGCGCTTGCTGCAAAGACAGGGCCGGGCCAGGTGTTTCTGGTCAGCGATTCCATGGCCACCGGAGGCTCAGACATTGACCGGTTTACACTAAATGGCCGCGAAATTCGCCGTGATAACAACCGTCTGACCCTGGCTGATGGTACCCTTGCGGGCGCGCATCTGGAGCTGGCAACGGCTGTGCAGATCCTGGTTGAGGGTTGTGATGTCCCGCTGGAGACGGCGCTGGAGATGGCCTCCACCCGGCCTGCGGACCTGATTGGGCGATCCGATCTGGGACGTCTGCA encodes the following:
- the nagA gene encoding N-acetylglucosamine-6-phosphate deacetylase, producing MIEDEHPLRALTGARILTPVGWEDDSALVLRGDQIVAVLPVGKLPEGAEVTALDGGILTAGFVDLQVNGGGGVMFNDVPELEQLQVIAAAHARIGATSILPTLITDTPNFVARAIEATVEAIAAGVSGIVGLHLEGPHLAVSRKGAHDASLIRQMSETDLERLCAAASRLPVLKVTLACEAATPAQIRRLSEAGVLVSLGHTDASHADCVAAVAAGARCVTHLFNAQSQLGNREPGVVGAALDLGGLSAGLIADGVHVHRASIRAALAAKTGPGQVFLVSDSMATGGSDIDRFTLNGREIRRDNNRLTLADGTLAGAHLELATAVQILVEGCDVPLETALEMASTRPADLIGRSDLGRLQPGARADVLHLNDALELQQVWQGGLAL